A region from the Saccharomonospora azurea NA-128 genome encodes:
- the menE gene encoding o-succinylbenzoate--CoA ligase: MRVIRSDGSVESVAELTRAVLDALDGGPAVLPLDPRNPAADSVRAAMRPDEPVEPGTAVIITTSGSTGRPKGTLLSARALLASAHATHARLGGPGRWLLATPPGYIGGLQVLVRSHLAGTTPGVVDLSRGFRPEAFDEAAREVLSSPGPHYTALVPTQLSRLLDAGGAQVARFDAIVLGGAAYPDELRRRAERAGVSVIPSYGMSETASGCVYDGDPLDGVRVRLGADDRVEVSGPVLAHGYRLDPAATAEAFVDGWFRTSDVGRWTDDGRLQVLGRLDDMINTGGVKVPARQVEDALLRHPGVRAAGVVGLPDPEWGRRVAAVVATTDELDLDSVRDAVRADLGAAATPKQLLVVDELPLIGPGKVDRSALRRLLLGHVDHGTADAEE, translated from the coding sequence ATGCGGGTGATCCGGTCTGACGGCAGCGTGGAGTCGGTAGCCGAACTCACCCGTGCCGTGCTCGACGCCCTCGACGGCGGTCCCGCCGTGCTGCCCCTCGATCCGCGCAACCCGGCCGCCGACTCCGTTCGCGCCGCCATGCGCCCCGACGAGCCGGTGGAACCCGGCACCGCGGTGATCATCACCACCTCGGGCTCCACCGGACGCCCGAAGGGCACGTTGCTCTCGGCCCGCGCCCTGCTCGCCTCCGCCCACGCCACCCACGCGCGGCTCGGCGGTCCCGGCCGGTGGCTGCTGGCCACTCCGCCCGGCTACATCGGCGGCCTGCAGGTCCTCGTGCGCTCGCATCTCGCGGGCACCACGCCCGGCGTCGTCGACCTGAGCCGCGGTTTCCGGCCCGAGGCGTTCGACGAGGCCGCCCGCGAGGTCCTGTCCTCCCCCGGGCCGCACTACACGGCGCTGGTGCCGACGCAGCTGTCCCGGTTGCTCGACGCGGGCGGCGCGCAGGTGGCGAGGTTCGACGCGATCGTGCTCGGGGGCGCCGCCTACCCCGACGAGCTGCGCCGCCGGGCCGAGCGCGCGGGCGTGTCGGTGATCCCCTCGTACGGGATGAGCGAGACGGCCAGCGGCTGCGTGTACGACGGTGATCCCCTCGACGGTGTGCGCGTCCGCCTCGGCGCCGACGACCGCGTCGAGGTCTCCGGCCCGGTGCTGGCCCACGGGTACCGGCTCGACCCTGCCGCGACGGCCGAGGCGTTCGTCGACGGCTGGTTCCGCACGAGCGACGTCGGACGCTGGACCGACGACGGCAGGCTCCAGGTCCTCGGCCGCCTCGACGACATGATCAACACCGGTGGGGTGAAGGTGCCCGCGCGGCAGGTGGAGGACGCGCTGCTCCGGCATCCCGGGGTCCGCGCCGCCGGCGTCGTCGGGCTGCCGGATCCCGAATGGGGTCGGCGCGTGGCCGCCGTGGTCGCGACCACCGACGAGCTCGACCTCGACTCCGTGCGCGACGCCGTGCGGGCCGACCTCGGCGCCGCCGCGACACCGAAGCAACTCCTGGTGGTCGACGAGCTGCCCCTGATCGGCCCCGGCAAGGTCGACCGGAGTGCGTTGCGCCGCCTTCTGCTCGGCCACGTCGATCACGGCACGGCCGATGCCGAAGAATGA
- a CDS encoding 1,4-dihydroxy-2-naphthoyl-CoA synthase, which translates to MPHTQVSELFDPAEWDEVPGFDFTDITYHRSRKSRSGKRVVRVAFDRPEVRNAFRPHTVDELYRALDHARMSSDVGCVLLTGNGPSPKDGGWAFCSGGDQRIRGRSGYQYASGETSDTIDPARAGRLHILEVQRLIRFMPKVVIAVVPGWAAGGGHSLHVVCDLTLASAEHARFKQTDADVGSFDGGYGSAYLARQVGQKFAREIFFLGRPYTAEEAHAMGSVNKAVPHERLEAEALDWAWEVLGKSPTAQRMLKYAFNLIDDGLVGQQVFAGETTRLAYQQDEAVEGRDAFLEKRDPDWSDYPYYY; encoded by the coding sequence GTGCCCCACACCCAGGTTTCGGAGCTGTTCGACCCCGCCGAATGGGACGAGGTCCCCGGCTTCGACTTCACCGACATCACATACCACCGTTCGAGGAAGAGCCGATCCGGCAAGCGCGTCGTGCGCGTCGCGTTCGACCGGCCGGAGGTGCGTAACGCCTTCCGCCCGCACACCGTGGACGAGCTGTACCGCGCGCTCGACCATGCCCGGATGAGCTCGGACGTGGGCTGCGTCCTGCTCACCGGCAACGGTCCCTCTCCCAAGGACGGCGGTTGGGCGTTTTGTTCCGGTGGCGACCAGCGTATTCGCGGCCGCTCCGGCTATCAGTACGCGAGCGGCGAGACGTCCGACACGATCGATCCCGCCCGCGCGGGCAGGCTGCACATCCTGGAGGTGCAGCGGCTGATCCGCTTCATGCCGAAGGTCGTGATCGCGGTCGTGCCCGGCTGGGCCGCCGGTGGCGGGCACTCGCTGCACGTCGTGTGCGATCTCACGCTGGCCTCCGCCGAGCACGCGCGGTTCAAGCAGACCGACGCCGACGTGGGTTCGTTCGACGGCGGCTACGGCTCCGCCTACCTGGCGCGGCAGGTGGGGCAGAAGTTCGCACGGGAGATCTTCTTCCTCGGCCGGCCCTACACGGCGGAGGAAGCGCACGCGATGGGCTCTGTGAACAAGGCCGTGCCGCACGAGCGGCTGGAGGCCGAGGCACTGGACTGGGCCTGGGAGGTGCTCGGGAAGTCCCCCACGGCCCAGCGCATGCTCAAGTACGCGTTCAACCTCATCGACGACGGCCTCGTGGGTCAGCAGGTGTTCGCGGGCGAGACGACGCGGCTGGCCTACCAGCAGGACGAAGCGGTGGAGGGCCGCGACGCCTTCCTGGAGAAGCGAGACCCGGACTGGTCGGACTACCCGTACTACTACTGA
- the menD gene encoding 2-succinyl-5-enolpyruvyl-6-hydroxy-3-cyclohexene-1-carboxylic-acid synthase produces the protein MNPSTAQARVLVDELVRNTVSHVVLSPGSRNAPLSFALHDAAAAGRLTLHVRIDERSAAFLALGIAARTGRPVAVVCTSGTAAANFHPAVLEADRAGVPLIVLTADRPPELRAAGANQVVEQRHLYGGAVRYFDELAVAERKPGQNAYWRSQICRAWNAAYGEWRCGPVHLNIPFREPLVPEPVGTAGADWPESLDGRPQGARWTELPDFGALPSFVVPSARHGLVIACDAGVRAASEWAELHGWPVIAETGGLGLGGTTAISAGVWLLGLEEFVAEHKPEQVLCIGRPTVFRQVQRVLSDSDVEVLLVRPDSDWPAPAHNVRQVGQWFDEPAKPADPEWLLRWRRADAAATAAVRETLADAPWPNGLSVANELVENLPEDSLLVVGSSNPTRDVALVGGCRPDVLVHRNRGVAGIDGTLSTASGAALVHPGPSYAFVGDLTFLHDVNGLLTGPSELRPDLTVVVLNDDGGGIFSLLEQGEEEHRGSFERIFGTPHGADLSALCAGYGVPHTLAESRAALREALRPAPGLRVVEVRVDRSRRRDLHAGLRAAVARAVGTR, from the coding sequence GTGAATCCCTCCACAGCGCAGGCTCGCGTGCTCGTGGACGAACTCGTGCGCAACACGGTGTCCCACGTGGTGCTGAGTCCGGGCTCCCGCAACGCCCCTCTGTCGTTCGCGCTGCACGACGCCGCGGCGGCGGGCAGGCTCACGCTGCACGTGCGCATCGACGAGCGCAGTGCGGCCTTCCTGGCTCTGGGCATCGCCGCGCGCACGGGCAGGCCGGTCGCGGTGGTGTGCACGTCGGGCACGGCGGCCGCGAACTTCCACCCCGCGGTGCTGGAGGCCGACCGGGCGGGGGTGCCGTTGATCGTGCTGACGGCCGACCGGCCGCCGGAGCTGCGGGCCGCGGGGGCGAACCAGGTCGTGGAGCAGCGCCACCTGTACGGCGGCGCGGTGCGCTACTTCGACGAGCTCGCCGTCGCCGAGCGCAAGCCGGGGCAGAACGCGTACTGGCGCAGCCAGATCTGCCGGGCCTGGAACGCCGCGTACGGCGAGTGGCGGTGCGGGCCGGTGCACCTCAACATCCCGTTCCGCGAGCCGCTCGTGCCCGAGCCAGTCGGCACCGCCGGGGCCGACTGGCCCGAATCCCTCGACGGCAGGCCGCAGGGTGCGCGGTGGACCGAGCTGCCCGATTTCGGCGCGCTCCCGTCGTTCGTGGTGCCGTCGGCCCGGCACGGCCTGGTGATCGCGTGTGACGCCGGGGTGCGGGCGGCCAGCGAGTGGGCCGAACTGCACGGCTGGCCCGTGATCGCGGAGACCGGTGGCCTGGGGCTCGGGGGCACGACGGCGATCTCCGCCGGCGTGTGGCTGCTCGGGTTGGAGGAGTTCGTCGCCGAGCACAAGCCGGAGCAGGTGCTGTGCATCGGCAGGCCCACCGTCTTCCGGCAGGTGCAGCGCGTGCTGTCGGACTCGGACGTCGAGGTGCTGCTCGTGCGGCCCGACTCCGACTGGCCCGCCCCGGCGCACAACGTGCGGCAGGTGGGGCAGTGGTTCGACGAACCGGCGAAGCCCGCCGACCCGGAGTGGCTGCTGCGCTGGCGCCGGGCCGACGCGGCCGCCACGGCGGCGGTGCGGGAGACCCTGGCCGACGCGCCGTGGCCGAACGGGCTGAGTGTGGCGAACGAGCTGGTGGAGAACCTGCCCGAGGACTCCCTGCTGGTGGTGGGTTCGTCCAACCCGACGCGGGACGTCGCGCTCGTCGGCGGGTGCAGACCGGACGTGCTGGTGCACCGCAACCGCGGGGTCGCGGGCATCGACGGCACGCTGTCCACGGCCTCGGGCGCGGCGCTGGTGCACCCCGGGCCGTCGTACGCCTTCGTGGGCGATCTGACCTTCCTGCACGACGTCAACGGCCTGCTCACGGGGCCGTCGGAGCTCCGCCCCGATCTCACGGTCGTGGTGCTCAACGACGACGGCGGCGGGATCTTCTCGTTGTTGGAGCAGGGCGAGGAGGAGCATCGGGGCAGCTTCGAGCGGATCTTCGGAACTCCCCACGGCGCCGACCTGTCCGCTCTCTGCGCGGGATACGGGGTGCCGCACACGCTCGCCGAGTCGCGGGCGGCGCTGCGTGAGGCGCTCCGGCCCGCTCCCGGGCTGCGCGTGGTGGAGGTGCGGGTCGACCGTTCCCGGCGCCGGGACCTGCACGCGGGGCTGCGGGCCGCGGTGGCGAGGGCCGTCGGCACCCGGTAG